In Amycolatopsis solani, a single window of DNA contains:
- a CDS encoding TIGR03668 family PPOX class F420-dependent oxidoreductase, with product MTPEEARSRFAAARVARLATVSAAGVPHLVPVTFAVRGESVVFAVDHKPKSTTSLRRLRNIAENPAVCFLADGYDEDWSRLWWARADGTARVLPPGAEPVSWLVAKYAQYRERPPEHAVVVTSVHTWRGWTGS from the coding sequence ATGACCCCGGAAGAGGCACGCTCCCGCTTCGCGGCGGCACGGGTGGCGCGGCTGGCGACGGTGTCGGCGGCGGGGGTCCCGCACCTGGTGCCGGTGACGTTCGCGGTGCGCGGCGAGTCCGTGGTGTTCGCGGTGGACCACAAACCGAAGTCGACGACGTCGCTGCGGCGGCTGCGCAACATCGCGGAGAACCCGGCGGTGTGCTTCCTGGCCGACGGCTACGACGAGGACTGGTCGCGGCTGTGGTGGGCCCGCGCGGACGGCACCGCGCGGGTACTGCCGCCGGGTGCCGAGCCGGTGTCATGGCTGGTGGCGAAGTACGCGCAGTACCGTGAGCGCCCGCCGGAGCACGCGGTGGTGGTGACTTCGGTCCACACCTGGCGTGGCTGGACCGGGTCGTGA